ACATCATATTGCTGAATACATAATCATTATGAAATCATGCAAAATTTTAGtggttattctttatttttattcgtttatCCTTACTTGAATAactattcttttaaaattcaagatttattaaaatttccccaattaattgaataatatttaataacttttaacaTCTGCTATGAAACACATAAgttctcgatttttttttataatctttCCAGTTAGCCGCTCAACAACGCATCGAACAAAACGCCTTAGATCTCATGTTCGGTCTCTTCAACATGGGCGAACAAGAGGCGTGGCATGAAAACAATGAATCGAATTGTTCCAGTATGGAAATTTTACGCATTTTAACCTTAAATCTAACAACCGATGGAGATTTTCaacaatatataaatgaaaGTCCACGTGATTACTCAGCCTTGAATTTGGATGCCGATATGGCCAGGAGTATTGGTACAAAACGTGGCACTACGGTGACCATGCGCAGCAAACATATCGAAATGTTTCTACAAAATGAACGAAGTTTTGTGGCCCAATTTATTGAAAAGGCCTTCGATATATGCCCCACAATATTCGGTaagtaaatataattaaaaagttaaacaTTATTTACGAAATTTGCGTAATATTTTATAGGTCATGCCACACAAGAGGATTTGCATGAATTTGTATTGCGTGGCATGCGTTTAATGTGGTCTTATGTGGGCATTATTTTGGATCATATTATACTTTGGTGGATTGATACTCCAATATCGTGTTACTCACTGACGCATGTGGACTCCATACGTAATTGGCtgtttatgcaaaatgttaaaGGTAGAAGAATTAAATTAataggttttttgtttttagaaattaaaagatTTGTTTTCGTTTTAGACATTCCCGAACCGGTTTATTCGACCCTACAGGGCATAGGAGAAATATTAACCAATTTCGTGTGTGCTAATTTGTGGGATCGTTTGTTTCGTCTGACTTTAATATCGGCAACAGCTCAAGCGGAAACGATGGAACTATTTATGGATCAATATAAGCAAGTAACGAATAATGTAagttatttacattattttactTTGTAACTTTATCTCtacattatttttaatcattccTATAGCAATACGGTACACCAACCGGTACAGTTTGGATCTCCATTTTTACAAACTTGACAAATTTaagcaataattattttcataatgctGACATAAGCAATTCCAGCCTGGTGCCAGTGGCCGAACAAATACCCATACTCCATAGAATTGGTAATATTTAACTCCCCTTTATTTATACAGATACAAAATAATTTCCTGATCTCATTTCTATGCAGATCATTCTGTGCACAGCATGCGTTTGTGGGTTAAGGAAGAGGCGAAACAATTGTGCAATGAATGGAAAATGAATCGTTTCTTTCAAATATTGGAAAGTGATGTGAAATTGTGCCTGAATgcgtttgtaaattttaaactgcCAAAATTAACTGCTGATTTAAGCGATATACTGATGTTGGTGTGTGTCGCCCTAAGGACGAAATTGATttgtgaaattaatgtcaatATAGATAAATTAAAGGTTAATACTTAtcataaaaactattcataacattaccatttaattaattataaaatttagaaaaccaCTGAGGAATGTGTTCAAGTTCTCTCCGATGTTTGCCGCCTCATTAGCATGGCCAATTTTACCTTATGCTTCCCCTCTGCTTCGTATTGGCAGAAAAACTCTTTTGACAATGAAAAGTCCAGCGATTATGTTGGCTATATACTCGATCAAATCTATTTGCCCTGCATTAAGGCCACCAAAGATGTGGTCATTCTaaagttaattttgaaaatcatttgTGAAGCTTGGCTGGACTTTATCTATCAACGTCACATACGTTTTAGTGTTAATGGTGCTGTACGTTTGCTGAATGATTTCGATGATGTACGGGAATGGATATTGAGTTGTCCATTGCTAGAACAGCATCATTTGGATAAGCTGAGCAATCATGAGGTATTGAGAATGTGCAAGGGTGTGGGTAAAATATTGTTGCGCAAACCCGAAGATGTCATATCGATTACACAGACACCGAAGTATGATAAGAAAACGGGTGAGTGTACGGTGGAAATTGCTTAATATTTAAGTTGATGTTTTAGTtcgaaaatatgtatataggaGAAGTTTTGAAATAAACCAACACAAAAGGAAATTACCACTCTTCCGAAATATTGACTATACACTACAACAGAAGTAGTCCAATGGTAACCcaaatgtaaatattaaaaaaaaaacatgttatatttaatattacaaTGTCCAAGGGCTGGACCATAAAACCCAGCGAAGAGTCTTAAAACTACTCCATGGACCACACCAGTGGATTAGTTTTGCAATCGTGAAAACACGAAAATATGCCGTTTAACGACGAACTCTTGTTTAACAATAACATGGCATTACATGAGACCATGTTGTCATTGGTCCATTTTTACCCCATTTCATCTAAAATTGATCAAGTAATCCAATATTATTTGCAGGGTGACATTGCCTATACTTATTCTAATCAACAACGGAATCATAATGACTAACATCTGATCCCGTTTATTACATtcgtttttagaaaatatcacAGGTTTTCAAGTCGAAAAGTAATTAGTTAAAGATATTTCATGCGAGTTGACTCAGACTTAATTTCAGTGACTATAGTCATAGTTGATGGGATCATATGAAATAACAGGCAGCATCTCTCTATTAATATCCGATTTATTATTTAACCAGAGTTGTACGTTCATTGGCAGGCGCTACGAACTAATTCCCCaatgaacaaagtccccaaaccgcaaatgaattaagtccccaaaattttatatagaaaaaaacaacaacgaaatTTAGGGACCCCCAAGTCCCCCCAATTTTGGGGACTTAATTCATGgggaaaataactcgtccatataccaaaaaacccaaattgtgatttatatttttgtgataaaaataaatcactgaaaataacagttataaaattattgttatttaaatggtttggtatgacctttattcgtttttgttgtttttcaattgtttggtgtgagataaacaattcatttgttcttgttcttaataacagttactttctcttttatttacatacaataacatggAAATAatataagtatgaagtaatgaagtctgagtaacagaaatgagattttttttttttaaattgtttttaatcttttgataagttttatatatttaagcgttgatttgcatcaaatgcatttttgcgatttatttttcatgttcgcaaataaaagtcacaagctgacctttacgaaaaaaataaattataaaccactcatccagattatttgtgtttgtttcttttctgtttctatcaaccccaaacctaaaatgttctcgaataaatcactctcccagtgatatatcacataaaattatttttaaatggctgcggatgagaatttaccattgaaatgaaagtgaacacgttattttcggtctctgtttaaaagtatcgaaaaagaattaagaatagcataagtgattgaaaaaatggtcgtataaatttcggaatacatatagagggtttggccaaataatcatgaacgttttgaaattatcgaaaaaattaggttattcatgtaaatgtctgaaatttggtgtacatttaagatcaacacacttgatccatagcaaaaaatattagaaattacatacaggagttggccaaataaacattgacgttataaaagtatcgaaaaagtatgtattttttgtaaatggcttcaattaggtttatgatccattgaaaaaatttcgacatacaaatacatggtttggacaaatcagcatagacgtaaataactctcaaacttacataatttctgaaattgcccaaaaaatacaaacagcAGATAATTGCAGCagaaatttatagtacttactctttATACTTTAGATGTAATATACAGttaacctctaatagccccttttaatttgttctggcctttcaaacttatttttaatttagattctatagatttaaaactagttcctaatcacttcacttttacttaaaaaagaacactgttttataaaaacatgtgctaatttgcaaaaaaaaaacgttaaagaaaaaatcacaggctacttcgattcaaaagtaaaaaaatcacatttttgtaatattaaaatgacgaGAACAAACCGTTGACTTTACAGCATTATAAACAACCAtttagttactttatagccaaaataataatgatactgaatattctgaagtgttaagaaaaatgtaccatcaaaattttataaaaataaaaaaaaacaaaaaaaaaaacattttttgccaGAATTTACCACCGTCCATTGGTGtcttttttggattgttttagatttggaatacttttaatagtttcgttaagttccgATATAAGACTCGTTTGAAAAaagtctatacatgtaaatgcaaacaaagtttcaaatacatgtaaattaaatatgtcagttgttattctcaccaaacatttttcttggatgttcgaaatatagagaacatagagcggaaactagaaaaaaactcaaacaaaaaaatattactcaaaataattacacatccgagtgttgtttttgttttcacatagttttttctactaatacattctcaccacttaggtttttgacaactgaattaggtctttgataggagagtttccgctctatgtctatggTTCGaacaaatacataattttaatttgaaattagtatttgaattgaaatggaaaaataaatacaaagaaatatgttaaagtgcaaaaaatggaatttcggttaatcgacagaaattaatcggtttatttgttatttgaaaatcggcaattttaaattattcgaattaacggttaatcgattgaataccctagtgatTACTGATGGTCTTTAATATGGCACACGGATATGAACCTTTAAAATGGTGACTTTGGAGAGAACCGAAAGACAACAATTGTTACGTGTTGAAAATCTTAGAAATTTCTTTAGTGTCGAAACCAATTCAATATTAATTGCCATAAAATGGATGATTCAATATCAAATAAGATCCAATTTATTCATGGCACACAGAATTTTCCTTTGCTTCTACTTTCCTTAACAATTTAGGAAATTCGAATTGAATAAGGACGAGATCTAAAGAAAAATTGCAAAAGATTGTGGAAGGCTACGGCCCCAGCAGATAGATTAATCATGCTAATGTTGAAAAACATTTGTAAGTTAGCGGcgatatagaaaatttaaaatgaggAACAATTTCACATGACGATTTCCCTCCTGTCATTTAAGTGAAGACATTTAAAGTTCCCCTCCTCCCTCAGTTGACTACCAGCAGCAAGCCATCATCATACATTCCGAAAGATGTACAACACATTATTAGCCACAGCCACATGGAATTCATAAGGTTTTAAGCAGCAGAGTCCTTGTGAACGGACTATACTAGTGACACGTGACATGTCCAAGGTTTCGACACTGACAAACCCGCCACGCTCTTCCAGGAATTCCTTCAGTCCTCAAtgtacaacaatttaaatagttggatagttaaatatttgataGTCCGGGAGTAATTCATGGAGGTTAGAGACAAGTGATCAAACCCCGCAGAGTCAATGATGATCTACGCTACTTTAGTGTGGTCACCTTCATTGAGTGATACCCCGtgaagaaatattcaaagctatCAAAATGCAGGCTTAAAGAATGTCACAGGCAGTATTCCGAACATTATTGTCATGAGGATACAAAGGTTCTACCGGTCAGGCAACACAGCGTTatgttgacgcaacagttccttcttTGATATCATCAGAGGAATCATCCAAACTTCGACATCACTTAGTTGGAGGCTCCtccatcaattccgcggtaaCAGGATACCGTACGAATGTCGTATTTGGAGGTCGAGCAGCGAGTATTGCAGATACCGAAAAGATTCTGCCTCATAAAAATGAATTTCTGATACAACTGAGGCCAGGATACAACAACAGGCTTAATGGCTACAGGAGATGTTAAGACACATTTGTATCTTTTCAGTAAATCATACTTCACTATAATTagtggatttatggactcaATAAATTTAAGTAGAAAAATTGCTTGGACTTGACTTTAACCCCCAGTCTATActtcacaaatatttatcataacaattaatgacgtttgttgtcaagacaaagttgtcttagcaaaagcactatcaattttgtcataaagaagctaatactgttacgttttaacctttctaatacatacgccatctgttgtgtactttctacaatgttctttaactgaatattcgaattcgttgaccgatcaatggtcaactgaaatagcagtttgctattacagcactgctatttgaaagcactatgctacttttaaatcagccgttaaaatcgttatatttgaattaaagtaCTATTACGTaacaatactaataaatggagactatacctgataattttttgtttggacaACCATTtggacgtttatcatgataaaaatttatcaggtatagacagggggtaatgtAGAACccccaaaataaaaattgtccatgttattacaataataacaaatgttTTTAGATAATTGATATATgatgaataaataaatgatgaattCCAATGCACTTAATTTCTGATTTGTGATTATTTTCCGAATATAGTAATGATTAATCCTCAAAAATTGCTAAACATGGTTCATTTATCTAAGCGGATTTGCAATAAACGACAAAATTTAgattaaaaacaacttttaatagttattttaatatctgTATATTAGGAGTAGTAgggttaataatattaaattattatttgaactagaacagtaaaaaatgtttatctagTTTAGCAAAAACGTTAATTCTTTTGCACTAGTTCGTTCGTTACACATTCATtacaactaattttttttaatgtgttttttttttttttcaattctagCTGATCCAGAAGCTGCCCCTCAAGAGACTCAATTGCCTTCGGAAATGTTTGTGTCCAATCAAAAACATTGGCTTCAGTTGCGTGCTAACAAGTCAACATTTTTCTTCTTACCCTTATGTTGCAGTGATTCAAACTAAGTTGGTTACTGTTTGATTTGTATGGATTTCGTTTCAAGTCCTTGAAATTGTGATTCGTCTAAGATCGATCTAAATATAGTACattcttaatttaattgaaattttttgtgtacATTTCAGATGTGTTCATAATTTGTAACATTTTGTAGCAtacttttagatttgttttaaactactttaatgatcatttatatttttaagaattaaataaaattaaactattttcttAAGTCCCtcacaattaaatttttctttagcaacatattttttcttaatttcttttttaaacaattgtttttataattttttaataatatttattttcttgttaaaatttattataatgtattttttatatatatatatgtatgtatataaaaaattagttgtgCATAATGTTTGTGATAAAtcataaaacttataaaaattatatttattaaatattaaaaaatttaacattttaattgagATTTCTTGCTGGTTTTGTTGTTAACATATTTCTTATTAAGCGGGTACTTTACGactaataatattaattaaatcatCAATACGTTCACTTTTACCGGCAAATTGTTTTGGATGTGGTCCAA
The nucleotide sequence above comes from Calliphora vicina chromosome 1, idCalVici1.1, whole genome shotgun sequence. Encoded proteins:
- the LOC135961935 gene encoding uncharacterized protein LOC135961935 — protein: MSSTPKWYCRNKSQPMHTFVELCKLGDELRRITKRLIIDVKVDIFNEHDTLLEECEHIVELYWSLKDQSSNKDFQSLSKKIKRSPYNALLMKKFNSIMELNDRRFCQLTFVLKKTLSFLLKKSMQSEIWLNWALQITQLYNKCRQPMEACVEGDIKKSSDELLNSNICSNMYPSLLLPYKSIDFAYVLQLAAQQRIEQNALDLMFGLFNMGEQEAWHENNESNCSSMEILRILTLNLTTDGDFQQYINESPRDYSALNLDADMARSIGTKRGTTVTMRSKHIEMFLQNERSFVAQFIEKAFDICPTIFGHATQEDLHEFVLRGMRLMWSYVGIILDHIILWWIDTPISCYSLTHVDSIRNWLFMQNVKDIPEPVYSTLQGIGEILTNFVCANLWDRLFRLTLISATAQAETMELFMDQYKQVTNNQYGTPTGTVWISIFTNLTNLSNNYFHNADISNSSLVPVAEQIPILHRIDHSVHSMRLWVKEEAKQLCNEWKMNRFFQILESDVKLCLNAFVNFKLPKLTADLSDILMLVCVALRTKLICEINVNIDKLKKTTEECVQVLSDVCRLISMANFTLCFPSASYWQKNSFDNEKSSDYVGYILDQIYLPCIKATKDVVILKLILKIICEAWLDFIYQRHIRFSVNGAVRLLNDFDDVREWILSCPLLEQHHLDKLSNHEVLRMCKGVGKILLRKPEDVISITQTPKYDKKTGESAPQETQLPSEMFVSNQKHWLQLRANKSTFFFLPLCCSDSN